Sequence from the Elaeis guineensis chloroplast, complete genome genome:
TCGGCAATAGTGTCCCTACCCATAACGGACTATAATTTTTTGTGCCTCCTAATTTTGATATAATCAACATGTTTCCTTTTTTCTTTGTTTTTTTTTTTTTTGAATTAGGAAATTTTCAAAAGTATATGCGTGAGACACAATCTATTAATTTGATCTATTTCAGATAGCCTACTATATCATAGTGTCATCTACTAGTATTTATAATACCTCGGGAGCTAATGAAACTATTTTAGTAAAATTCAACTGTCTCAATTCCTGAGCGATCGCACCAAAAACTCGAGTTCCTTTTGGATTTCCTTCTTGATCAATGACGACCGCTGCATTGTCATCATATCGTATTATCATACCGTTGTCACGTTTGAGTTCTTTACATGTACGTACAATTACAGCTCTAATGACTTCTGATCTTTCTAGAGGCATATTTGGCACTGCTTCTTTGATTACAGCAACAATAACGTCACCAATATGAGCATATCGGTGATTACCAGCTCCTATGATTCGAATACACATCAATTCTCGAGCTCCGCTGTTATCCGCTACATTCAAAAGGGTCTGAGGTTGAATCATATATTTTTTATTTGAATCTGTTATTTCAATGCAAAGGATGAAGGAAAAAAAGAAATATTGTCCGTCCAGAAAAAAAAATAAACCTGCGGTTGTTTTTTCATCCTCAATATCCCTTTTGTTTAGTTCTACATCCCTATCGTGAAATAACAAATTGAGTTCGTATAGGCATTTTGTACGCAGCTATTGAAATAGCTGCTCTGGCTACAGTTTCTGATACTCCGCCCATTTCATAAAGTATTCGACCCGGTTTAACAACAGATACCCAATATTCGGGGGATCCCTTTCCCGAACCCATACGTGTTTCGGTAGGTCTTACTGTAACAGGTTTGTCGGGAAATATACGTACCCATATTTTTCCACCACGACGCGCATATC
This genomic interval carries:
- the rpl14 gene encoding ribosomal protein L14, which produces MIQPQTLLNVADNSGARELMCIRIIGAGNHRYAHIGDVIVAVIKEAVPNMPLERSEVIRAVIVRTCKELKRDNGMIIRYDDNAAVVIDQEGNPKGTRVFGAIAQELRQLNFTKIVSLAPEVL
- the rpl16 gene encoding 50S ribosomal protein L16 encodes the protein MLSPKRTRFRKQHRGRMKGISCRGNHICFGGYALQALEPAWITARQIEAGRRAMTRYARRGGKIWVRIFPDKPVTVRPTETRMGSGKGSPEYWVSVVKPGRILYEMGGVSETVARAAISIAAYKMPIRTQFVISR